A part of Limihaloglobus sulfuriphilus genomic DNA contains:
- a CDS encoding IS110 family transposase → MNNIITYVGMDTHKKQHKAAIKYPDRDNVVEFTIKNTPSDIKRAVKKIARQAPGPVEFCYEAGVCGFSLKRRIEALGFKCAVIAPSLVPVKPGVRIKTDRRDAKKLQEYYSAGLLTEVHAPNEKQEADRELVRLRETARKDVQRAQHHILKFLNRHSYIYHQGNHWTDKHITWLRGINFEEPALNEVFEAYFAQYINCCERLDRCDRRVEALAETDDYREMVGILSCFHGIKTITAISILVEIFDFARFESAPAFMSYLGLTPKEDSSGESEKKGPITKAGNKRVRRLLNETAHHYRHRYVPSKALKKRRESRPQWGIEIADRAGQRLSYRHRYLRARGKILVKANIAVARELAGFIWFTATQYYARKQAQPQKV, encoded by the coding sequence ATGAACAATATTATAACATATGTAGGAATGGATACACACAAAAAACAACATAAAGCTGCCATAAAATACCCTGATCGGGATAATGTTGTTGAATTTACAATCAAAAATACGCCCTCTGATATTAAACGGGCAGTAAAAAAGATAGCCCGTCAGGCACCTGGGCCGGTTGAATTCTGCTATGAAGCCGGCGTTTGCGGCTTTTCTCTCAAGCGCAGGATTGAGGCTCTGGGCTTTAAATGTGCGGTAATCGCCCCATCTCTGGTACCGGTAAAACCCGGAGTTCGTATAAAAACAGACCGCAGGGACGCAAAGAAGCTTCAGGAGTACTACAGTGCGGGCCTGTTGACCGAGGTTCACGCTCCCAATGAGAAACAGGAGGCAGATAGAGAGCTGGTGCGTCTTCGTGAGACAGCCCGAAAGGATGTCCAGAGAGCACAACATCACATACTCAAGTTTCTCAATCGTCATAGCTATATTTACCATCAGGGCAATCACTGGACAGATAAGCATATAACCTGGCTGCGTGGTATAAACTTCGAAGAGCCCGCCCTGAATGAAGTCTTTGAGGCATATTTCGCCCAGTACATAAACTGTTGTGAAAGGCTCGACAGGTGTGATCGGCGTGTTGAGGCGCTGGCAGAAACGGATGACTACCGCGAAATGGTAGGTATTTTGAGTTGTTTTCACGGCATCAAGACCATCACGGCAATATCCATTCTGGTGGAAATTTTTGATTTTGCCCGTTTTGAATCAGCCCCGGCTTTTATGTCATACCTCGGTTTAACCCCTAAAGAGGACTCCAGTGGAGAATCAGAAAAAAAAGGCCCGATAACCAAGGCCGGCAATAAGCGGGTAAGGCGGCTGCTCAATGAAACTGCCCACCACTACCGGCATCGATATGTTCCATCTAAGGCCCTTAAAAAACGTAGAGAGAGCCGGCCGCAATGGGGAATAGAAATAGCTGACAGGGCCGGGCAGCGTTTGAGTTACCGGCACAGGTACCTTCGGGCCAGGGGCAAGATTCTGGTAAAGGCCAACATCGCAGTTGCCAGAGAGCTGGCCGGGTTCATATGGTTCACAGCAACCCAGTATTACGCAAGAAAACAGGCTCAGCCGCAGAAAGTTTAG